From Cannabis sativa cultivar Pink pepper isolate KNU-18-1 chromosome 8, ASM2916894v1, whole genome shotgun sequence, a single genomic window includes:
- the LOC115699431 gene encoding omega-hydroxypalmitate O-feruloyl transferase, which produces MEINNCNVFELRVNREEPTLVVPAEETEKGLYFLSNLDQNIAVIVRTVYCFEPNADKGNDKVAGEVIRSALERVLVHYYPLAGRLEISSEGKLIINCNGEGAVFVEAEADCMMKEIGDVTKPDPDTLGKLVYDIPGAKNILEMPPLVAQVTKFKCGGFALGLCLNHCMVDGIGAMEFVNSWGETARGVPLTVPPSLDRTILKSRTPPKIENLHREFSEIKDISSSIDLYEEEKMLYRSFCFDPEMLEKLKNKAKENGALEKCTTFEALSAFVWKARTKALRLSPEQETKLLFAVDGRPKFCPQLPKGYFGNGIVLTNSLCQAGELLEKPLSFAVGLVQDAIKMVTDGYMRSAIDYFEVTRARPSLASTLLITTWSRLSFHSTDFGWGEPVLSGPVALPEKEVILFLSHGKERKSINVLLGLPAPAMNTFQELMLF; this is translated from the exons ATGGAGATTAACAATTGCAATGTGTTTGAGCTAAGAGTGAATAGAGAGGAGCCAACTCTGGTTGTCCCTGCTGAGGAAACAGAAAAGGGTCTTTACTTCTTGTCCAATCTTGATCAGAACATCGCGGTGATTGTTCGAACTGTCTATTGTTTTGAGCCAAATGCTGACAAGGGAAATGATAAGGTGGCAGGGGAAGTTATAAGGAGTGCCTTGGAGAGAGTTTTGGTTCATTATTACCCTCTTGCAGGGAGATTAGAAATCAGCTCAGAAGGAAAACTTATCATAAATTGTAATGGTGAAGGAGCTGTTTTTGTTGAGGCTGAAGCAGATTGTATGATGAAGGAGATTGGAGATGTTACAAAGCCTGATCCTGACACTCTTGGGAAGCTGGTTTATGATATTCCTGGTGCAAAGAACATACTAGAAATGCCTCCTTTGGTTGCTCAG GTGACAAAATTCAAGTGTGGAGGCTTTGCTTTAGGCCTTTGTTTAAACCATTGTATGGTTGATGGAATTGGTGCAATGGAATTTGTGAACTCATGGGGTGAAACTGCTAGAGGGGTTCCCTTAACTGTCCCTCCATCTCTAGACAGGACTATTCTCAAATCAAGAACCCCACCTAAGATTGAAAATCTTCATAGAGAATTCTCCGAAATCAAGGACATTTCTAGCAGCATTGACCTTTATGAAGAAGAGAAAATGCTCTACAGGTCATTTTGTTTCGATCCTGAAATGCTCGAAAAGCTAAAGAACAAAGCTAAGGAGAATGGAGCTCTTGAAAAATGTACTACATTTGAAGCACTCTCAGCATTTGTGTGGAAAGCTCGAACCAAGGCCCTTAGACTTTCTCCAGAACAAGAGACAAAACTTCTGTTTGCTGTTGATGGAAGGCCAAAGTTTTGTCCACAACTTCCAAAAGGGTACTTTGGAAATGGAATTGTGCTAACAAATTCCTTATGTCAAGCCGGTGAGCTCTTGGAAAAGCCATTGTCTTTCGCGGTTGGACTAGTTCAGGATGCCATTAAGATGGTAACTGATGGTTACATGAGATCAGCTATAGATTATTTTGAAGTAACAAGAGCAAGGCCTTCATTGGCATCAACACTCTTGATCACAACTTGGTCTAGGCTCTCATTTCACTCCACAGATTTCGGTTGGGGAGAGCCTGTTTTATCAGGTCCAGTGGCTCTACCAGAGAAAGAAGTGATCTTATTCCTTTCACATGGGAAAGAGAGGAAAAGCATAAATGTTCTTTTAGGCCTACCAGCTCCAGCCATGAACACATTCCAAGAACTCATGCTGTTCTag